The Bacteroidota bacterium genome includes a window with the following:
- the tuf gene encoding elongation factor Tu (EF-Tu; promotes GTP-dependent binding of aminoacyl-tRNA to the A-site of ribosomes during protein biosynthesis; when the tRNA anticodon matches the mRNA codon, GTP hydrolysis results; the inactive EF-Tu-GDP leaves the ribosome and release of GDP is promoted by elongation factor Ts; many prokaryotes have two copies of the gene encoding EF-Tu), with amino-acid sequence VMPGDNTQFKVTLIQPVAMEEGLRFAIREGGRTVGAGVVSKIIK; translated from the coding sequence GTAATGCCAGGTGACAACACGCAGTTTAAAGTAACCCTGATCCAGCCAGTGGCGATGGAAGAAGGCTTGCGCTTTGCAATCCGTGAAGGTGGCCGCACAGTTGGTGCAGGTGTTGTTTCCAAAATTATCAAGTAA